The following proteins come from a genomic window of Terribacillus aidingensis:
- the plsY gene encoding glycerol-3-phosphate 1-O-acyltransferase PlsY: MEAVGLALLTIILAYLLGSLNGAYYMMKWKHGIDIRTTGSGNAGATNAGRAMGKQGFFWVLVFDIAKGMLAVVLVKWSGQTEIIAGISVIAAVLGHIFPIQLRFKGGKGIAVSLGALVFFSYQATFLLIAAFLVIYLFVKKFSISGLLAYASTAMLLPFLRLDMTTIAVYVVVTVLILAAHHTHLKAAWSYLLLRNER; encoded by the coding sequence ATGGAAGCCGTAGGGCTTGCTTTACTAACAATCATATTAGCATATCTGCTCGGCTCACTGAATGGAGCCTATTATATGATGAAATGGAAGCATGGAATCGATATCCGTACGACTGGAAGCGGGAATGCAGGAGCAACGAATGCTGGCAGAGCAATGGGTAAGCAAGGTTTCTTTTGGGTGCTTGTGTTCGATATAGCCAAAGGAATGCTAGCTGTAGTGCTCGTCAAATGGAGCGGCCAGACTGAAATTATTGCAGGTATCAGTGTGATTGCAGCAGTGCTGGGTCATATATTCCCGATTCAGCTTCGTTTTAAAGGCGGAAAAGGAATAGCAGTGTCCCTTGGGGCACTTGTATTTTTCTCTTACCAGGCAACCTTTCTGCTGATCGCTGCTTTTCTAGTTATCTATCTTTTTGTTAAAAAATTCAGCATTTCAGGATTACTTGCTTATGCCTCTACAGCCATGCTGCTTCCATTTTTACGATTGGACATGACAACTATTGCTGTTTACGTTGTAGTGACCGTCCTTATCCTGGCAGCCCATCATACACATTTGAAAGCTGCTTGGAGCTATTTGCTATTACGTAACGAAAGGTGA
- a CDS encoding YozE family protein, with product MRSFYHFMMTYRGRKKPTDESKLADWMFGDHNFPKHSSSYDEISEYLEWNSPFHGALQVFDRLWRAYETTE from the coding sequence ATGCGTTCTTTTTATCATTTTATGATGACATATCGAGGACGGAAGAAGCCAACGGATGAGAGCAAGTTGGCAGACTGGATGTTTGGGGATCATAATTTTCCTAAGCACAGCTCGTCTTATGACGAAATCAGTGAATACTTGGAATGGAACAGTCCTTTTCATGGAGCGCTGCAGGTTTTCGATCGTCTATGGCGGGCTTACGAAACAACAGAATAA
- a CDS encoding dihydrofolate reductase yields MISLLFAMDQNRGIGYKNDLPWRLPRDLRFFKEKTSGQIIVMGRKTLDSMNGALPNRTNVVLTRDEAFQADGVTVLHDVADINKLADKHAEKEIFVIGGSEIFSQTLEIADRIYMTYIEESFPADTHFPDFPVDEWQEISREKGTKDERNPYDYYFIQYDRVRH; encoded by the coding sequence ATGATTTCATTATTATTTGCGATGGATCAAAACCGAGGTATCGGGTATAAAAATGACCTTCCGTGGCGGCTGCCAAGGGATTTGCGATTCTTCAAGGAGAAGACGAGCGGTCAAATTATCGTTATGGGGAGAAAGACACTCGATTCCATGAATGGTGCGCTGCCGAATCGGACGAATGTTGTGCTTACGAGGGATGAAGCGTTTCAAGCAGATGGTGTCACAGTTTTGCATGATGTGGCTGACATAAACAAATTGGCCGACAAGCACGCTGAAAAAGAGATTTTTGTTATCGGTGGAAGTGAGATTTTTTCCCAGACGTTGGAGATCGCTGATCGTATTTATATGACGTATATAGAGGAAAGCTTTCCGGCAGATACACACTTTCCTGACTTTCCGGTGGATGAGTGGCAGGAAATCTCTCGGGAAAAAGGTACCAAGGACGAACGCAATCCTTACGATTATTACTTTATACAATATGATCGGGTGAGGCACTAA
- a CDS encoding thymidylate synthase translates to MTTSEQAYLDLCRYVLKNGTKKEDRTGTGTVSVFGYQMRFDLQKGFPLLTTKKVPFRLIASELLWFLKGDTNIRYLLEHNNNIWNEWAFKNWVESDAYDGPDMTDFGRRSLQDDNFRKTYETQMEQFKQLILTDDAFSERFGHLGDVYGKQWRNWKTSQGESIDQLQDIIETIKKNPDSRRLIVSAWNPEDVPSMALPPCHTMFQFYVADNKLSCQLYQRSGDIFLGIPFNIASYSLLTHLIAKECGLEVGEFIHTIGDAHLYTNHLEQVKTQLDRTPKPLPALQIKDSFSSVFDASMDDLEIIGYEPHPAIKAPVAV, encoded by the coding sequence ATGACAACCTCTGAACAAGCTTATCTGGATCTATGCAGATATGTTCTGAAAAATGGCACTAAGAAAGAAGATCGCACAGGCACAGGCACAGTTTCCGTTTTCGGCTACCAGATGCGTTTTGACCTGCAGAAAGGTTTTCCGCTGCTTACAACAAAAAAAGTCCCTTTCCGGCTGATTGCCAGTGAGCTGCTTTGGTTCCTAAAGGGAGATACGAATATCCGCTATTTGTTAGAGCATAACAATAACATCTGGAATGAATGGGCGTTTAAGAATTGGGTGGAAAGTGACGCATATGACGGACCGGATATGACCGATTTTGGCCGCCGATCTCTGCAAGACGATAACTTCCGAAAAACATACGAAACGCAAATGGAACAATTTAAACAGCTGATTCTGACTGATGATGCCTTCAGCGAACGATTTGGTCATCTTGGAGACGTATACGGGAAGCAGTGGCGAAACTGGAAGACTTCACAAGGTGAAAGCATCGATCAATTGCAAGACATAATTGAAACAATAAAGAAAAATCCAGACTCAAGAAGATTGATAGTTTCTGCATGGAATCCAGAGGATGTCCCATCGATGGCGCTGCCACCCTGTCATACGATGTTCCAGTTCTATGTAGCGGACAATAAGCTTTCTTGTCAGCTGTACCAGCGCAGCGGCGACATTTTCCTTGGCATCCCGTTCAATATTGCAAGCTATAGTCTGCTGACGCATTTAATTGCCAAAGAGTGCGGGTTGGAAGTCGGAGAATTCATCCATACAATTGGAGATGCGCATTTATATACGAATCATCTTGAGCAAGTGAAGACACAGCTTGACCGTACACCAAAACCATTGCCAGCATTGCAGATTAAAGATAGCTTCAGCTCAGTATTCGATGCTTCTATGGACGACTTAGAAATCATTGGATATGAACCGCATCCTGCCATTAAAGCGCCAGTTGCCGTATAA
- a CDS encoding HD domain-containing protein — translation MDQKRQLEEMERYAYTIFRKDATGHDFYHMKRVAKMGRKIAFEEGADPFLTEAIGWMHDIGDHKLFDEPADAVAEAQGFLRRIGLDESAIKDIFQACRNISFSKGRTPDTLEGKIIQDADRLDAIGAIGIARTFAFGGAASRLIHWPNDPKHSSVQHFYDKLLKLKETLHTKTALHMAESRHAYMQDFLNRFFEEWEMPCDDIR, via the coding sequence ATGGACCAGAAAAGACAATTGGAAGAAATGGAGCGTTATGCATATACCATTTTCCGCAAAGATGCGACAGGGCACGACTTTTATCATATGAAGCGGGTAGCTAAGATGGGAAGGAAAATAGCATTTGAAGAGGGCGCAGATCCGTTCCTGACAGAGGCAATCGGCTGGATGCACGATATTGGGGACCACAAACTGTTTGATGAGCCAGCTGATGCTGTGGCTGAGGCCCAAGGTTTTCTCCGGCGTATCGGTTTGGATGAAAGCGCGATTAAAGATATATTCCAAGCATGCCGCAATATTTCCTTCAGTAAAGGACGTACTCCTGATACATTGGAAGGTAAGATCATTCAGGATGCGGACCGTCTTGATGCTATAGGAGCTATCGGGATCGCCCGTACGTTCGCGTTTGGAGGGGCAGCGAGCCGCCTTATCCATTGGCCGAATGATCCGAAGCATTCGAGCGTTCAGCATTTTTATGATAAACTGTTAAAATTGAAAGAAACACTGCACACGAAAACAGCATTGCATATGGCTGAATCGAGACATGCTTACATGCAGGACTTCCTGAACCGATTTTTTGAGGAATGGGAGATGCCGTGTGATGATATACGATAA
- a CDS encoding DUF72 domain-containing protein, producing the protein MTIQVGVTGWGDHDKLYPDTKTRQQKLKTYATHFDVVEVDSSFYAIQSVSNYTKWAEETPDHFSFIIKAHQDMTGQSRKKMTRAEAALLFDDFLTSIQPIIEADKLAAVLFQFPPWFQVEKTSIDRLRFIRELMKGLPVAIEFRNQSWYADEYRDRTLHLLRELEFIHTVCDEPQAGSGSVPAVSEATNDHLTLVRFHGRNVHGWNQNGREDWRKVRFLYRYNQAELKEWRDKALKLEHSSTRVILLFNNNSGGDASDNAKEMMQLLGQKLPDPPPEQLNLFDQEGR; encoded by the coding sequence TTGACAATACAAGTCGGTGTGACCGGTTGGGGAGATCACGATAAATTATATCCGGATACGAAAACCAGGCAGCAGAAATTGAAAACATATGCAACCCATTTTGATGTTGTCGAAGTGGATTCTTCCTTTTACGCCATTCAGTCTGTCAGTAATTATACGAAATGGGCAGAAGAAACACCGGATCATTTTTCCTTTATCATAAAAGCGCACCAGGACATGACTGGCCAGAGTCGGAAAAAGATGACACGGGCAGAAGCAGCATTACTATTTGATGACTTTCTGACATCGATCCAGCCCATTATAGAAGCAGATAAGCTAGCTGCGGTCCTTTTCCAGTTTCCTCCTTGGTTCCAAGTGGAAAAGACAAGTATCGATCGGCTCCGGTTTATTCGTGAGCTGATGAAAGGACTGCCAGTAGCGATTGAATTTCGAAATCAGTCTTGGTATGCGGACGAATACAGGGATAGGACACTTCATCTGTTGCGTGAGCTAGAATTCATACATACAGTTTGCGATGAACCACAGGCAGGGAGCGGTTCAGTTCCGGCTGTTTCCGAAGCTACAAATGACCACTTGACGCTAGTACGTTTTCATGGGCGGAATGTGCATGGCTGGAATCAAAACGGTCGCGAGGACTGGCGAAAGGTCCGCTTTCTTTATCGATACAATCAAGCTGAATTGAAGGAGTGGCGGGATAAGGCTTTAAAGCTGGAGCATTCCAGCACACGTGTCATCTTACTGTTCAATAATAATTCCGGCGGTGATGCCAGTGATAATGCCAAGGAGATGATGCAGCTCCTTGGTCAGAAGCTGCCGGATCCTCCGCCAGAACAGCTGAACCTATTTGACCAGGAAGGGCGATGA
- a CDS encoding cold-shock protein: MPNGIVKWFNAEKGYGFIQVEDGNDVFVHYSAIQEEGFKNLEEGQEVSFEVIEGERGPQAANVEKV; encoded by the coding sequence ATGCCAAACGGTATTGTAAAGTGGTTCAACGCTGAAAAAGGTTACGGATTCATTCAAGTAGAGGACGGTAACGATGTGTTTGTACATTACTCCGCCATCCAGGAAGAAGGCTTCAAGAATCTTGAAGAAGGTCAGGAAGTATCCTTTGAAGTAATCGAAGGAGAAAGAGGCCCTCAAGCAGCTAACGTAGAAAAAGTCTAA
- a CDS encoding queuosine precursor transporter, translating into MNNDLLWIVFSIINFVLLLIMYRLFGRLGLFVWVGMATVLANIQVTKTIELFGLTATMGNIIYGTIFLASDILNENYGKKIARKAVGLGFATLIIMTIIMQVVLVFDPAPSDIAHSSLSTIFGFLPRVALGSLIAYGISQYVDVWLYALLKRMLPDDKYLWVRNNGSTMLSQLLDTLVFCTIAFAGTYEGSVWMEIFISTYLLKFVVSIISTPFLYGAKRMYRQIND; encoded by the coding sequence TTGAATAACGATTTACTATGGATTGTCTTTTCGATTATAAATTTTGTCCTGCTGTTAATCATGTATCGGCTGTTCGGGCGTCTCGGATTGTTCGTATGGGTCGGTATGGCTACAGTATTGGCAAATATTCAGGTGACGAAGACAATCGAGCTGTTTGGTTTAACAGCTACAATGGGAAACATCATATATGGAACCATCTTCTTGGCTTCAGATATACTGAACGAGAATTATGGTAAGAAAATAGCCAGAAAAGCTGTCGGACTAGGCTTTGCTACCCTTATCATCATGACGATCATCATGCAGGTTGTTCTTGTATTCGACCCGGCGCCAAGCGACATTGCGCACTCATCTCTCAGCACGATTTTCGGATTCCTACCTCGAGTCGCACTTGGGAGCCTGATTGCATACGGCATCAGCCAATATGTTGATGTCTGGCTGTATGCATTGCTCAAGCGAATGCTGCCAGATGATAAATATCTTTGGGTGCGAAACAATGGAAGTACGATGCTCAGTCAGCTGCTGGATACGCTCGTCTTTTGCACAATTGCATTTGCAGGGACATATGAAGGCTCGGTATGGATGGAGATATTCATCTCGACGTATTTGTTGAAATTCGTGGTCAGCATCATTTCGACACCGTTTCTTTACGGCGCAAAACGGATGTACAGACAAATCAACGATTAG
- a CDS encoding ribonuclease HI family protein, giving the protein MIEVYTDGATSGNPGQSGAGIVIINDGTRQTYSVPLGMMTNHQAEFWAIIRALEICQSDYPDDIISLRSDSQAAVQAIDKEHTKNKEFQPLLEQIMQLSRQFPYFFIKWIPEKQNKAADQLAREAIRQNQ; this is encoded by the coding sequence TTGATCGAGGTATATACGGATGGTGCGACTAGTGGTAATCCAGGGCAAAGCGGTGCAGGTATCGTAATTATAAATGATGGAACACGCCAGACCTACAGCGTACCGCTCGGTATGATGACAAATCATCAAGCCGAGTTTTGGGCCATCATCAGAGCACTGGAAATCTGTCAGAGCGATTACCCCGACGATATCATCTCCTTACGCTCGGATTCCCAAGCGGCAGTACAAGCAATCGATAAGGAACATACGAAGAACAAGGAATTCCAGCCACTATTGGAACAAATCATGCAGCTTAGTCGGCAGTTTCCTTATTTCTTCATTAAATGGATACCAGAAAAACAAAACAAAGCAGCTGATCAGCTTGCCCGGGAAGCAATTCGGCAGAATCAATGA
- a CDS encoding DUF6123 family protein — MTKHSLAYFLDDLWAKGFKLTDEDVQFIYFGKNYANAPDWKVIFAVQMTLRFQHAFDGSFYLSVLDLIGEDKIHTKKQAENLLARKGFQLQYH; from the coding sequence TTGACGAAACATAGCTTGGCCTATTTTCTGGACGATTTATGGGCAAAAGGATTCAAACTGACTGACGAAGACGTACAATTCATTTATTTTGGCAAAAATTATGCCAATGCTCCTGATTGGAAGGTTATTTTTGCTGTGCAAATGACGTTGCGCTTCCAGCATGCCTTTGACGGCAGCTTCTATCTTAGTGTGCTCGATTTAATAGGGGAAGATAAGATACATACAAAAAAACAAGCAGAAAATCTGCTTGCGAGAAAAGGATTTCAGCTTCAATATCATTGA